Below is a window of Labilibaculum sp. DW002 DNA.
TTATGACAAGACGCATAAAGGTGGTGATGTGTTAATCAACCTAGGGAATATTTCAGAGGATATTTTACGTGACTCAAGAAAGGGATTTGAGAATGGTTTGCCAACTGACGAAGTGGTTACACTTGTGGATAGTACAAAATGGGGACGAGTTCCTTTGGTTCAGTCTCTTGTGAATGCTTTCGATAACAATACCAATTCTAGAAAATATCAAGATGTTGGTTTGGATGGATTAAGTTCAGAGGATGAATTGTCGCATTATAAAGAATATATACAAGCTATTTCAATCTCGGCTAATTTAGGTTCTGGTTCAGAAGCATACGTTTTAGCTCAGAATGACCCTTCAAGTGATGATTATCATTACTTTAGAGGTGCAGATTACGATAGTGATGAAGTGAGTATTTTAGATCGTTACAAACAATTTAATGGTCCAGAAGGTAACTCTCCAACTTCTTCGGGAAGTGGATATCCTACATCTGCTACTACTTTACCTGATGTTGAAGATATTAATCATGACAATACGTTAAGTGAGTCAGAGGCATATTATCAATACAAGGTACATTTAGCTCCTGATGAAATGGAGATTGGTCAGAATTTTATTGTTGATAAGGTGACCAGTAATGTTGATTTAGCAAATGGAACTCCAGGAACTGTAAATTGGTATCAGTTTAAGATTCCTGTTGATGAATATGAAAATACATATGGTAACATAAGTGATTTTACATCAATTCGATTCATGAGAATGTTCATGAAAGATTTTGAAGAAGATGTGATTTTAAGATTTGCGACACTTGATTTGGTAAGAGATGATTGGAGAAGATACGATCAGTCGATTAACGAAGATCCTTTAGATGGTTCTCTTTCCGATGCAGGCTTTGATATTACAGCCATTAACATTGAGGAGAATGCCAGCAAGGAACCAGTGAATTATATCTTGCCTCCAGGAATCGATCGTGTAGTTGACCCAAGTAATCCTCAATTAATTCAATTGAATGAGCAGGCAATCTTATTAAAAGTAACTGACTTAGAAGATGGAAAAGGAAAGGGAGCCTACAAAACCCTAAACATGGATATCAGAAAGTATGGTAAACTGAAGATGGATGTTCATGCCGAAGAAATTGAAGGTTATACACTGAATGATGAAGAAGTACATGTTTTTATTCGTTTGGGAGCTGATTATCAGGATAACTACTACGAATATGAAATTCCATTGAAATTAACCGAACCGGGAATTTACGATGGGAATAATGATAATGATCGTTTAAGTGTATGGCCTGATGAGAATCGTTTTGATTTCAAACTTCGCTTATTCCAAACGATTAAACAATTACGTAATGATGGTTTACGAGAAGCCGGTTCCACATTGCAATACTCAGATGTTTATGATGTAAGGGTTGGTGACATTACCAACGATGCAGATCCATTACACGCGGATCATATTGTTAGAATCAAGGGTAATCCTAATTTAGCAAATGTAAAAACCGTAATGATTGGTGTTAAAAATCCTGACGAAGATGCTTCAGGAAGTGATGATAATTTACCTAAATCAGTAGAAGTTTGGTTGAATGAGTTACGTTTATCAGATTTTGATGAAGACGGTGGATGGGCTGCGAATCTAAGAGTAACAACTAAATTAGCAGATTTTGGTACGGTAACTTGGGCAGGAAGCAAAATTACTTCGGGTTTTGGTGGTATTGAAGATGGTGTAAACGATCGTTACAAAGATGATATTTTCCAATATGACCTTTCTGCAAGTTTTGAGCTGGGGAAATTCTTCCCAGAGAAATCAGGTGTTAGAATTCCATTGTATTACGCAATATCAGAAGAAACAATTAGTCCTGAATACAATCCGTTAGATCCTGATATTCCTTTGGACGTAGCATTGGAAAATGCCAACTCAAAAACAGAGAGGGATTCAATTGAGCGTATTTCACAGGAATATACGAAGCGAAAAAGTTTTAACTTGACCAATGTTCGAATTGAAAAAGCTGAAGGGAAGCCTAAATTATTGGATGTTTCCAATTTAGCAGTTACCTATTCCTTCAACGAAACTTATTCTAGAGATGTAAATACGATACGTGATCTTGAAAAGAATTACCGAGGAGTATTGAGCTATAATTATAACAACAGACCCAAAAATGTTCAACCATTTAAAAAGGTAAAAGCATTTCAGAAACCAATGTTTCGTTTGTTGAAAGATTTTAATTTCTACTATTTACCAACTCAGCTTTCTTTCCGATCGGATTTGCAAAGATATTATCGAGAAATTGAGAAGCGAAACATTGATGAGCCGGGGATTAAAATCAAACCTACTTTTGATAAAGATTTTGTTTGGTACCGTTATTACGATTTAAAATACAACTTAACCAAAGGATTGAAGTTCGATTTTTCGGCAACAAATACATCTCGTATTGATGAGCCTGAAGGAATTGTTGATAGAGATAGAGACAGAGAAACGTATAACATTTGGAAAGATTCGATTTGGAACAATTTAATGGATGGAGGTCGAAATATTCAATACCATCATAACTTTAATGTTACCTATACGGTTCCTATTAATAAGATTCCATTTTTAAATTGGACCTCACTAAACACGCGTTATTCTGGTTCATATGATTGGAATGCTGGGGCAATAACATCTGATACTATAGAGCTAGGAAACACAATTCGAAATTCGAATAACATACAAGTTAATGGCCAGTTGAACATGGTTAATTTGTATAATAAAGTAGGTTTACTAAAGAAAATTAATCGAAAATATAGTTCGAATCGAAAATACAAGAAGAAAGCTAAAGATTATAAAAAGGTTAATTTTGAGAGCAATGTTGATGAATTAAAGGCTGGAATTCCAACTTCGATTTACCATAAGCTAATGACCACAGATATTACTGTTAAGGCCTATGATAAGCAAGGGAAAGAGGTTAAGCTTAAAGTAAAAGCGGTAACAGGCAACAGAGCGAAAATTACATCAAGTGTTAACGTAAAAGATGTAAGAGTTAGGGTAAATGGTCGACTAACCGAAAAAGATGGTATACTCGCTATAATTGGAGAGAATTTCTTGAGAACTTTAATGAGTGTACGGAATATCTCTCTTAATTATTCGGAGATTAATTCTACCACTTTACCAGGATATTTGCCACAAACGAATTATTTCGGAGGTGAATCATATAATGGAACAAAGGCACCAGGTTTTAATTTCTTAGTTGGTAATCAAGACAAAAGTTTTGCTAGAAATGCAGCTGCTGATGGATGGATTACTACTGACGAGGCACTGAATGAACCCTTTGTAATGACTCACACTCAGAACTTCACAATTCGTAGTACTATTGAGCCAGTTAAAGGATTGAAGATAGACTTGACTGCAAACCGTAATTTTTCTAGAAATAGAAGTGAGTACTATATCTACGACGAAGGGAATGACGAGTTTAGTGCCGAGAATTTAGTGAAATCGGGTAATTTTAGCATGAGCTTCTTAAGTCTGAAGTCAGCATTCTTTACCATTGGTAATACTGGAGATTATTCTTCTGAATATTTTGATGAATTCCTGACGAATCGAAAATTAGAATCGATGCGATTGGCTAAGAATCGATATGGGGAAGATTATTTAAATCAGAAAGAAACGATTGTAATTGGAGAAGGTGTCAATCAGCAAACTGTTGAAACGGGTTATTATGAGGGCTATGGTCCAACTTCTCAAGAAGTGCTTATTCCAGCCTTTCTGAAAGCATATGGTGGAGGAGGAAGTAAGTATAATAAGCTATTCCCAAGCATCACGAAGATGATGCCGAACTGGAGGGTAACATTTGATGGTTTATCGAAATTACCACTTATAAAAAGATACTTTAAATCGATAAACCTTAGTCATGCGTATACTTCTACTTATGATGTAGGTTCTTACAATACGAATTTAACATACGAAGCTGGCGACGATGGTTATAGTATTATTCAAGATATGTCGAATAACTTTTTACCTATGTATGAAGCCAACTCTATTTCAATTAACGAACAGTTTAATCCTTTGATTAATGTTGATATGATGTGGAAAAATAATTTCACTACAACATTCGAAATTAAACGAACACGTAATTTAATATTGAGTCTTGCAAATACGCAGTTAACTGAGGTTGCTTCAAGCGAATTTATATTTGGGTTAGGTTATCGATTTGACAATTTAGGGTTAATTATCGGTCAGGGGTCGAGTCAGAAGAAATTTAATAGTAGTTTAAATCTTCGTGGAGACTTGTCTATTAGAAAGAATAATACAATTATTAGAAAGATTGTTGATGAAGTTGATCAATTGACATCGGGGCAGAAAGTTGTAACTATAAAAATGTCGGCAGATTATGTTTTAAGTAGTCGTTTCAACCTTCGTTTATATTACGATAGAATTGTTAACGAGCCTTATGTTTCTCTTTCTTATCCAACTACAACAACCGAATTTGGTGTTAGTGTACGCTTTACCTTAGCTAATTAATACGGATGAGTTGATTTATTTGGGATAAATGGAATGAGTAAGAATAAGTTGTAAAACAGTGAAAACTGAAAGAAGTCATATTTTATAATTGGAAAAAAAATGTAAATTTGGGGCAAAATAAAGAACTAGACTTAAACAAGAATTATCATGAACGTACCTGAAAATTTAAAGTTTACAAAAGATCACGAATGGATTCGTGTTGAAGGTGATGCAGCCTTTATTGGTGTTACTGATTTTGCTCAAGGAGAATTAGGTGATATCGTTTTTATCGAAGTTGAAACTGAAGGTGAGACTTTGGATAGAGAAGAAGTTTTTGGAACTATTGAAGCTGTAAAAACTGTTTCTGATATGTTTATGCCATTGAGTGGTGAAGTATTGGAATTCAACGAGAAGTTGGAAGATGCTCCAGACTTGGTAAACTCTGATCCTTATGGTGACGGTTGGATTATTAAAGTAAATATTGCTGAAGCTTCAGAACTTGAAGAATTACTTTCTGCAGAAGCTTACAAAGCTTTATTGTAAGGATTCAATAAGATATAAAGCCCTTCATACATTGTGTGAGGGGCTTTTTTTTGCTTTATATATTTGTGTTTAGAGCAAAAAAAAAGCAGGCTCAAAAGCCTGCTTTTCAAATATATGAGAATTGTATATTACAATTTCTTTTTTACTTCGGTTTCTTCGAAAGCTTCTACCATATCGCCAACTTTAATGTCGTTGTATTTCTCGATATTCAATCCACATTCGTAACCTTTTGCAACTTCTTTCACATCATCCTTGAATCGTTTCAATGAACCAAGAGCTCCGGAGTAAATAACGATACCTTCACGAATTAAACGAATCTTAGAACTACGCTTAATCTTACCTTCACGAACAATACAACCTGCAATTGTACCAACTTTAGATATATTGAATGTCTCAGTAACCTCAACAGTAGCCACAATCTCTTCTTTAATCTCAGGAGAAAGCATACCTTCCATTGCAGATTTCAATTCTTCGATAGCATCGTAGATAATTGAGTACAATCTGATATCGATTTCTTCCTTCTCAGCAATTCGTCTTGCTCCGATTGAAGGTCTTACTTGGAAACCAACAATAATCGCGTTAGAAGCGGTTGCAAGCATAACATCTGATTCAGAAATCTGACCAACAGCTTTATGAATAACGTTTACTTGAATTTCTTCAGTTGATAGTTTGATTAATGAGTCAGAAAGTGCCTCAATAGAACCATCCACGTCACCCTTAACAATAACGTTAAGTTCCTGGAAGTTTCCGATAGCAATACGACGACCAATTTCATCAAGAGTAATATGCTTCTGAGTTCTCAGACCCTGCTCACGCTGTAATTGCTCACGTTTGTTAGCAATACCACGAGCTTCCTTCTCACTCTCCATTACATTGAAATTGTCACCCGCTTGTGGTGCACCATTCAAACCAAGAATCAATGCTGGTTCCGAAGGACCAACTGCATCAATTTTCTTACCACGTTCGTTAAACATAGCCTTAACGTGACCAGTGTAACTACCTGCTAGTAGAATATCACCAACTTTAAGTGTTCCTGCTTGAACCAATAAAGTTGTAACGTAACCTCTACCTTTATCTAGTGATGATTCAATTACTGAACCAATCGCACGTTTCTTTGGATTTGCTCTCAATTCAAGTAGTTCAGCTTCAAGCAATACTTTTTCAAGTAACTCTTCGATGTTAACACCGTTTTTCGCTGAAATTTCCTGACACTGATATTTACCACCCCAGTCTTCAACCAGGTAGTTCATGTTAGCAAGTTCACTCTTAATTCTTTCTGGATCTGCACCATCTTTATCGATCTTATTGATCGCAAATACGATTGGTACACCTGCTGCACTTGCGTGATTGATTGCCTCAATTGTTTGTGGCATCACGTTATCATCGGCAGCAACAATAATAATAACAATATCGGTAACTTGAGCACCACGAGCACGCATTGCTGTAAAGGCTTCGTGACCCGGTGTATCAAGGAAAGAAACACGTCTTCCATCATCAAGTTTCACATTGTAAGCACCAATATGCTGAGTAATACCCCCTGCTTCACCATCGATTACATTCGCATGACGAACATAGTCAAGTAATGATGTTTTACCGTGGTCAACGTGACCCATTACGGTAACAATAGGAGCTCTGTCAATTAAATCTTCTTCTTTGTCTTCTTCTTCAATAATAGACTCCTGAATTTCAACACTAACGAATTCGGCTTCGAAACCGAACTCATCAGCAACAACTGAAATTGTCTCAGCATCCAATCGTTGATTGATTGATACAAATAGACCAAGTCCCATACATGTTCCGATAATTTGGTAACTGGCACTTCCATCATGGTTGCTAATTCGTTCACAGTCACAAATTCTGTCAGCTTAAGAACGTTCTTTTCAGCTTCAATTTGTTCTGCAATTTTCTCACGTTTCGCACTTTCAACTTCACGCTTATCGCGACGGTGCTTTGAGCCTTTCGATTTTCCACCCTTAGATGTTAATCTAGCTAAAGTATCTTTAATTTGCTTTTGAACATCTTCTTCGCTAACCTCTTTTTTAACAGCTTTCTTCTTCTTCAGTTTAGAAAATCTAGAAGCTCCAGCACCAGTACCTCTTACTCTACCTTCCGTTGAGTTTGTTGGTTTTCCTGGTTTTCCTGGTTTTGCTTGCCCTGGGTTAGCTACATTTACTTTTTCAGTATCTTTTCTAATTCTTTTACGCTTTTTACGCTGATTAGAAGATACTTTCTCTTTGTTTCCTGCACCAGGTTTCTTTTCTACCGGAAGTTCAATTTTTCCAATAACCGTAGGACCTGTTAATTTCTTGGTAGAAGATTTATAAATTTCTTCTTTCCCTGTCTCTGAGCTATCTTGAGCATTAGGCTTAGGAGAAGCAACTTTTTGTTTTTCTCTTCTTTCCTCCTCTTTCTCAGCTTTTGTTTTTTTGGCAGGGCGAGTTTTTTGATTTAACGAAGCCAAATCAATTTTACCCACCACTTTAAGCTCATCTTTTTTCTCCTCTTTAGGAGCTTGAGCTTTTTCCTCTTTTTTCGGGGTTTCCATTTTAACAGTTTGGTCATCCTGAACAGGCTTTTTAGCAGATTCAGATGGTTGTTCAGTAACTTCTTCTTTTGCAGGTTGAGCCTTTTCAACTACCGGTTTCTCAACAGCTTTTTCTGCTTTAGGAGCCTCTTTCTTTGGTTCCTCAGACTTTACTGGTTCAACAGGTTTCTCTTCCTTCTTTATTTTAGGTTCAGTTACAACTTCCTGCTTCACAGCTTTAGGTTGTTTCGACTTAGGCTTAAGTGCATCTAAATCAATCTTACCTACTACTTTAACAGGATCTTTAGCAACTGGCTTTTCTACTACTATTTCAGCAACTTCTTCTTTGCTACTCTTTTCTGGTTCCGAATCTTCTGAAACATTTTCAATTGAAACTGTTTCTTTCTTCTCACGCGTGCTCTTCAGATTTACTTTCTCGGATTCCTTCTTCAGATTCAAATCTGAACTATATTCTTTTGCAAGAATATCATAAGCCTCTCCGGACACTTTGTTATTAGGGTTTGAATCCATTTCAATCCCTTTTTTGTTCAAGAATTCCACAATAGTAGTAATACCTACATTGAATTCTCGTGCTAGTTTACTAAGTCTTATATTTTTATTGACTTTTGTCATATTCTGAAGTTAACTGTTAAATGTCCCGTTATAATAATTTACATCATGATTCTGAAGAATTTAATTATTCGAACTCGGATCTAAAAATATTCAAAATATCATTAATAGTCTCGATCTCAAGATCTGTTCTTTTTTCTAATTCCTCTGCTGTAAGTTCCAACACAGAACGGGCAGTGTCGCAACCTATTTTCTTAAATTCTTCGATGATCCAAGCTTCAATCTCATCATTAAATTCTGACAAGTTTACATCTTCTTCACCTTCAACCTCACTTTGTACTTTCTCACGATAAACGTCTATTTCGTAACCAGTAAGTTGACCTGCAAGTTTTATATTTAAACCACCTTTACCAATTGCCAAAGATACTTCTTCTGGATTTAAGTATACTTCAGCTTTGCTAGTTTCATCGTTAAACTTAACCGAGTTTACTTTGGCTGGGTTAAGTGCACGTGAAATAAACAAAGAGGTGTTTGTTGTATAATTAATGACGTCGATATTTTCGTTTCTCAACTCACGAACAATACCGTGAATTCTCGATCCTTTCATACCAACACAAGCTCCAACAGGATCAATACGCTCGTCGTATGATTCTACTGCAACCTTTGCTCTCTCACCAGGAGTACGAACGATATTTTTGATTGTAATCAATCCATCAAAAATCTCAGGAACCTCAAGTTCAAATAAACGCTCAAGGAATACAGGAGATGTTCTGGATATAATAATAAGAGGACTGTTGTTTTTCACTTCAACACGAACAACAACCGCTCTCAGAGTTTCACCTTTACGGAAATAATCCGAAGGAATCTGCTCTGTTTTTGGCATAATCAACTCGTTACCTTCATCGTCGATAACAAGAATCTCTTTTTTCCAAATCTGATAAACTTCACCAGTGATAATCTCACCAATCCTGTCTTTGTAAGTATTAAAGATATTATCCTTCTCAAGCTCCATAATACGAGCTGATAGGTTTTGACGAAGTGTCAGAATTGAACGACGTCCAAAATCTAAGAATTTAACTTCATCAGTTACCTCTTCACCAAGTTCATAATCTTCATCTATTTTCTTAGCTTCAGATAGTGTGATTTGAAGGTTTTTATCTTCAATATCAGCATCAGCAACTACTTCACGATTTCTCCAAATCTCCAAATCACCCTTGTCAGGGTTAATGATGATGTCAAAGTTTTCATCAGTACCGTAATTTTTCAATAGAAGGTTTCGGAATACATCTTCCAAAACACTCATCATGGTTGCACGATCGATGTTTTTTAACTCTTTAAATTCTGAAAAAGTTTCAATAAGATTCATATGACTCAGCGATTCACTTGTTAAAAAGTAATTATATCTTTTGTTGATTTAATTTGATCAAATTTGAAAGTGTAAGACTTAACAACGAGTTGCTTTTTCTTTTTTCCTTCAACTTTAATTTTTTCCTCAACTTCAATTTCTATTTCTTCATCACCTACGGTGATTAATTTTCCTATAAATTTAAGTCCTTCTGTCGTTAATACCTCAACATCTTTGTTTAAAAATTTGTGGTATTGCTTAAGAACTTGAAAAGGTTGACCAATACCTGCAGATGTAACTTGCAATTCAAAGTCCTCTATCTCACGATCAAAGTGCTTTTCAATTGCGCGGCTTAACTCAATGCATGTAATGATTGGCACTCCTTGTAAACTGTCGATCGCAATATAAATTGCGTTCCCTGCTGAAACGCTAAGCTCAACCAAAAATAGGTCGGTATCAGCAATTTCATTTTCAACAATTTCAGTTATAATTTTTTTATCAATCATATATCGGTTAATGTCAATAAAATAGGGGACTTTTTGTCCCCTAAAGTTCACGTACTGCTTACTTTTCGATGCAAAATTAGATATAAATGTTCTAAAAAACAAATGAGACTCTTCTAAATTATTGTATTCTAATTGCTAATGAATATTTATTTTGCCTGATAATGAGAATTTTTGGACAAGTTCCTTAAAATCTATTGTTTAATAATCGGTACTAGATTCGGTGAAATGAACTTCAAGGGATGATGAGTAGAATTAAAAATGAAAGAATACGAATGGTTCGTGCTTGGGATTTTGGATATAGCTGGGATAGGCTTTGTTGACTAGTTTTTATACATTTGTTGCTAAGCCCTATACACAATTGCCTATGACGATAGAAAATAGATTCAAAAAGAAAATTGTAAATGATCCGGTTCACGGTTTTATTCATATCCCATCAGGAATATCATACGAGTTGGTTGAGCATTCTTTTTTTCAGCGTTTAAGAAGGATTAAGCAATTAGGCTTGACTTTCCTAGTGTTTCCTGGAGCCTTTCATAATCGATTTCAACATGCTTTAGGGGCAACTCATTTAATGAGTTTGGCAATTGAAACCATTCGCTCAAAGGGGCATGTGATTACAGAAGAGGAAGAAGAGGGAGTTTATGCTGCAATTTTATTACACGATATAGGACATGGTCCTTTTTCACATGCTTTAGAGTACAGTATCGTTAATGGGATAACGCATGAACGCATTTCGGAATTGTTTATGAGCCGACTAAACCAACAATTCGAAGGAGAACTTAGTTTGGCGATTCAAATTTTCAAGAATG
It encodes the following:
- the rimP gene encoding ribosome assembly cofactor RimP, with the protein product MIDKKIITEIVENEIADTDLFLVELSVSAGNAIYIAIDSLQGVPIITCIELSRAIEKHFDREIEDFELQVTSAGIGQPFQVLKQYHKFLNKDVEVLTTEGLKFIGKLITVGDEEIEIEVEEKIKVEGKKKKQLVVKSYTFKFDQIKSTKDIITF
- the infB gene encoding translation initiation factor IF-2, coding for MGLGLFVSINQRLDAETISVVADEFGFEAEFVSVEIQESIIEEEDKEEDLIDRAPIVTVMGHVDHGKTSLLDYVRHANVIDGEAGGITQHIGAYNVKLDDGRRVSFLDTPGHEAFTAMRARGAQVTDIVIIIVAADDNVMPQTIEAINHASAAGVPIVFAINKIDKDGADPERIKSELANMNYLVEDWGGKYQCQEISAKNGVNIEELLEKVLLEAELLELRANPKKRAIGSVIESSLDKGRGYVTTLLVQAGTLKVGDILLAGSYTGHVKAMFNERGKKIDAVGPSEPALILGLNGAPQAGDNFNVMESEKEARGIANKREQLQREQGLRTQKHITLDEIGRRIAIGNFQELNVIVKGDVDGSIEALSDSLIKLSTEEIQVNVIHKAVGQISESDVMLATASNAIIVGFQVRPSIGARRIAEKEEIDIRLYSIIYDAIEELKSAMEGMLSPEIKEEIVATVEVTETFNISKVGTIAGCIVREGKIKRSSKIRLIREGIVIYSGALGSLKRFKDDVKEVAKGYECGLNIEKYNDIKVGDMVEAFEETEVKKKL
- the nusA gene encoding transcription termination factor NusA codes for the protein MNLIETFSEFKELKNIDRATMMSVLEDVFRNLLLKNYGTDENFDIIINPDKGDLEIWRNREVVADADIEDKNLQITLSEAKKIDEDYELGEEVTDEVKFLDFGRRSILTLRQNLSARIMELEKDNIFNTYKDRIGEIITGEVYQIWKKEILVIDDEGNELIMPKTEQIPSDYFRKGETLRAVVVRVEVKNNSPLIIISRTSPVFLERLFELEVPEIFDGLITIKNIVRTPGERAKVAVESYDERIDPVGACVGMKGSRIHGIVRELRNENIDVINYTTNTSLFISRALNPAKVNSVKFNDETSKAEVYLNPEEVSLAIGKGGLNIKLAGQLTGYEIDVYREKVQSEVEGEEDVNLSEFNDEIEAWIIEEFKKIGCDTARSVLELTAEELEKRTDLEIETINDILNIFRSEFE
- the gcvH gene encoding glycine cleavage system protein GcvH, with the translated sequence MNVPENLKFTKDHEWIRVEGDAAFIGVTDFAQGELGDIVFIEVETEGETLDREEVFGTIEAVKTVSDMFMPLSGEVLEFNEKLEDAPDLVNSDPYGDGWIIKVNIAEASELEELLSAEAYKALL
- the sprA gene encoding cell surface protein SprA, with translation MEKLLKYTLTLFTLLLCSAIGGNYSLNARNSSGEFQISNLQQQDTTKRVVSKNGRLVNNKSPFHKDNPNAKDSTLRYPFEDENENQEFGSQKESPLYLKDPKNILTSIQYDPETGNYILVKRIGEMEYRRGISMTAEEYKEYEAEKSVRDYWMERSRNDGNSGGSELVPELKLGGQFVDKIFGSNTISIKPQGSAELTFGINTTKVENPTLPVNLRKTTSFDFDEKIQMNVTGTVGEKLKMDVNYNTEATFDFENQMRLEYSGDEDEIIKKIEAGNVSMPISNTLITGGQNLFGVKAQLQFGKLSVTSIFSQQKGETSVVEMENGAQKNEFEISVDQYEANRHFFLSKYFYDHYDESLRNLPVINSGISINKVEVWITNKTSNFQNSRNLVAYVDLGESAANISNPGQFSQIGTGTLPGNDLNDVYQQMTTTYSNVRDINSVTSTLGPLAPGFASGTDYEKVENARRLSDSEYSINDKLGYISLNQALNADEVLAVSYEYTYRGQVFRVGEFTSDGVSAPQTLIMKLLKGTNLNPTLPTWELMMKNIYNIGAYQVNAEDFILNVLYQNDQAGSQLNYLDVDGAGKNEILLRLMNLDNLNSQLDPSPDGMFDFLDGVTINSTNGRIIFPSIEPFGSYLRNEINDNALADQYVFEELYELTQNEAQQIAEKNKFSLKGSYKSSTSSEISLNALNVQPGSVEVKAGGIKLIENIDYTVDYTLGRVKIINQALLEAGTPISISSESNSLFNIQTKTLVGVQMDYQFNNDFNLGATVMHLSEQPLTQKVNIGDEPISNTIWGLNGSYRTESMFLTNLVDKLPFIETKEPSQISIEGEFAQLMPGHNKAIGSSGTAYIDDFEGTETSIDMKNYNSWVLASTPQNHPDFKEGDLNNDLAYGYNRAKLAWYVIDPLFNRNTSTTPAHIRSDKEQLSNHYVREIYEEEIWPNKETATGVPTNISVLNLAYYPSEKGPYNFDVDGFSDISTGMNEDGTLRDPETRWGGIMRKIETNDFEAANIAYIEFWMMDPFAYDKTHKGGDVLINLGNISEDILRDSRKGFENGLPTDEVVTLVDSTKWGRVPLVQSLVNAFDNNTNSRKYQDVGLDGLSSEDELSHYKEYIQAISISANLGSGSEAYVLAQNDPSSDDYHYFRGADYDSDEVSILDRYKQFNGPEGNSPTSSGSGYPTSATTLPDVEDINHDNTLSESEAYYQYKVHLAPDEMEIGQNFIVDKVTSNVDLANGTPGTVNWYQFKIPVDEYENTYGNISDFTSIRFMRMFMKDFEEDVILRFATLDLVRDDWRRYDQSINEDPLDGSLSDAGFDITAINIEENASKEPVNYILPPGIDRVVDPSNPQLIQLNEQAILLKVTDLEDGKGKGAYKTLNMDIRKYGKLKMDVHAEEIEGYTLNDEEVHVFIRLGADYQDNYYEYEIPLKLTEPGIYDGNNDNDRLSVWPDENRFDFKLRLFQTIKQLRNDGLREAGSTLQYSDVYDVRVGDITNDADPLHADHIVRIKGNPNLANVKTVMIGVKNPDEDASGSDDNLPKSVEVWLNELRLSDFDEDGGWAANLRVTTKLADFGTVTWAGSKITSGFGGIEDGVNDRYKDDIFQYDLSASFELGKFFPEKSGVRIPLYYAISEETISPEYNPLDPDIPLDVALENANSKTERDSIERISQEYTKRKSFNLTNVRIEKAEGKPKLLDVSNLAVTYSFNETYSRDVNTIRDLEKNYRGVLSYNYNNRPKNVQPFKKVKAFQKPMFRLLKDFNFYYLPTQLSFRSDLQRYYREIEKRNIDEPGIKIKPTFDKDFVWYRYYDLKYNLTKGLKFDFSATNTSRIDEPEGIVDRDRDRETYNIWKDSIWNNLMDGGRNIQYHHNFNVTYTVPINKIPFLNWTSLNTRYSGSYDWNAGAITSDTIELGNTIRNSNNIQVNGQLNMVNLYNKVGLLKKINRKYSSNRKYKKKAKDYKKVNFESNVDELKAGIPTSIYHKLMTTDITVKAYDKQGKEVKLKVKAVTGNRAKITSSVNVKDVRVRVNGRLTEKDGILAIIGENFLRTLMSVRNISLNYSEINSTTLPGYLPQTNYFGGESYNGTKAPGFNFLVGNQDKSFARNAAADGWITTDEALNEPFVMTHTQNFTIRSTIEPVKGLKIDLTANRNFSRNRSEYYIYDEGNDEFSAENLVKSGNFSMSFLSLKSAFFTIGNTGDYSSEYFDEFLTNRKLESMRLAKNRYGEDYLNQKETIVIGEGVNQQTVETGYYEGYGPTSQEVLIPAFLKAYGGGGSKYNKLFPSITKMMPNWRVTFDGLSKLPLIKRYFKSINLSHAYTSTYDVGSYNTNLTYEAGDDGYSIIQDMSNNFLPMYEANSISINEQFNPLINVDMMWKNNFTTTFEIKRTRNLILSLANTQLTEVASSEFIFGLGYRFDNLGLIIGQGSSQKKFNSSLNLRGDLSIRKNNTIIRKIVDEVDQLTSGQKVVTIKMSADYVLSSRFNLRLYYDRIVNEPYVSLSYPTTTTEFGVSVRFTLAN